One window from the genome of Hoplias malabaricus isolate fHopMal1 chromosome 18, fHopMal1.hap1, whole genome shotgun sequence encodes:
- the LOC136675307 gene encoding proteasome assembly chaperone 1-like isoform X2, producing MKGGYMWSQARFLFASVHLTLLKTSCSSGQKRCWAAFRGETSVTLLSDSPLAEYKTPEYLNGSSAPFLRALKTSTYTGSLPCPLLEQPNIIAGLPAAVLSHCQVHRIPAVLFQCFTDVVHLVSVTMETYKPASSCLSTSVKLEACPSVEILQKLTRIYDALSNLYI from the exons GTTCTTATTTGCCAGTGTACATCTTACATTGCTGAAGACCAGCTGTTCCAGTGGGCAGAAAAG GTGTTGGGCTGCATTCAGAGGAGAGACCAGTGTGACATTGCTATCTGACTCACCTCTGGCTGAGTATAAAACCCCAGAGTACCTGAATGGAAGTAGTGCCCCATTTCTGCGTGCACTGAAGACCAGCACTTACACAGGCAGTCTGCCCTGCCCTCTGCTGGAACAGCCCAACATCATCGCTGGCCTCCCCGCTGCAG TGCTCAGCCACTGTCAGGTGCATCGCATCCCAGCTGTGCTGTTTCAGTGCTTCACTGATGTCGTCCACCTAGTCTCAGTAACCATGGAAACCTATAAACCAGCCTCTTCATGTCTCAGCACATCAGTGAAG CTGGAGGCCTGTCCAAGTGTGGAGATTCTGCAGAAATTAACCAGGATTTATGATGCTCTAAGCAACTTGTACATATAG